One Glutamicibacter mishrai genomic window carries:
- a CDS encoding holo-ACP synthase yields MIAGIGVDIVDVPRFGRQLEKTPRLKERLFTAEERDLPLRSLAARFAAKEAIAKALGGPAGMNWQDCTIRKDEAGDPQIHNTGSVAEASEQRGITSWHLTMSHDGDMAIAMVVAER; encoded by the coding sequence ATGATTGCAGGTATTGGAGTGGACATTGTTGACGTGCCACGATTTGGCCGACAGCTCGAAAAGACCCCACGCCTGAAAGAGCGCCTCTTCACTGCGGAAGAACGCGATTTGCCGCTTCGTTCCCTCGCCGCCCGTTTCGCTGCCAAGGAAGCCATCGCCAAAGCGCTGGGCGGACCTGCCGGGATGAACTGGCAGGACTGCACCATCCGCAAAGACGAAGCTGGTGATCCGCAGATCCACAACACCGGTTCGGTTGCCGAGGCCAGTGAACAGCGGGGCATCACTTCATGGCATCTGACCATGTCACACGACGGCGACATGGCAATCGCCATGGTTGTCGCGGAACGCTAG
- a CDS encoding NAD(P)H-hydrate dehydratase — MISVYSVAQIRAVESQEISTRGEASLMKQAAAELASTAVAMLADNPGTEPAFVIALIGPGKNGGDGLYALAQLQEQGISTLALQYAEQVHVEAASAYQSAGGSLTDFSDGQGELANASLIIDALYGLGYRAGSPLPSLPANARVLACDVPSGLNPETGVAEDNVLRAERTVTFGAMKSGLLTIDAPLVTGDITVADLDFDFSSVTPETQLVDEAAALELLNQHRSWRDAGRHKYQRGVLGLIAGSDLYPGAAQLTAKSAVNCGVGLLRTHVPESVRPLVAASVPESVPLDDEQIKEALSSSRRHLHGKGAKISAWAIGPGLDGRTPPTGVIAEVFASRQPAVIDASGLEVVPTGPSEQPRVLTPHSKELRMLLGRAGVKVTPDEIEQDPIRWTRWAALAYNAVVLLKGPTTYIVAPNGTSLVVSHSAPQLATAGSGDVLTGILGYLLSDNSLTGTQGLRTVPNRRIMELAACAAIIHGHLGRVAAEDGTVSASRLIDNLPKVMKHFGF, encoded by the coding sequence ATGATCTCTGTCTACAGTGTTGCGCAGATTCGTGCGGTTGAGTCCCAGGAGATTTCCACGCGTGGCGAAGCGAGCTTGATGAAGCAAGCCGCCGCAGAATTGGCTTCAACGGCCGTCGCCATGTTGGCTGACAATCCGGGCACGGAACCTGCCTTTGTTATCGCCCTCATCGGACCCGGCAAAAACGGCGGGGATGGCCTATATGCGCTAGCCCAGCTGCAAGAGCAGGGAATCTCCACGCTGGCATTGCAGTACGCAGAGCAGGTTCATGTCGAAGCGGCCTCTGCCTACCAGAGCGCCGGCGGATCCCTCACTGATTTTTCTGACGGCCAGGGCGAACTCGCCAACGCGTCGCTGATCATCGATGCCCTTTACGGCCTGGGCTACCGCGCCGGTTCCCCGCTGCCTTCCCTTCCCGCGAACGCCCGTGTTCTCGCGTGCGACGTCCCATCGGGTCTGAACCCTGAAACCGGTGTCGCTGAAGACAACGTTCTGCGTGCCGAGCGCACGGTGACCTTCGGAGCCATGAAGTCCGGCCTGTTGACCATTGATGCTCCTCTGGTGACCGGTGACATCACCGTGGCAGATCTCGACTTCGATTTTTCCTCCGTAACGCCGGAGACCCAGTTGGTTGATGAAGCTGCGGCGCTGGAACTTCTGAACCAGCACCGTTCATGGCGTGATGCCGGACGGCACAAGTACCAGCGTGGCGTCTTGGGCCTCATCGCCGGTTCTGACCTCTACCCTGGCGCAGCTCAGCTAACCGCCAAGTCTGCCGTGAACTGCGGCGTTGGCCTGCTTCGCACCCATGTGCCTGAATCAGTTCGGCCGCTGGTCGCCGCTTCTGTGCCTGAGTCCGTCCCTCTGGATGATGAGCAGATCAAGGAAGCATTGTCTTCCTCACGTCGCCACCTGCACGGCAAGGGAGCCAAGATCTCGGCCTGGGCTATAGGTCCTGGCCTTGATGGACGCACTCCCCCAACCGGTGTTATCGCGGAAGTCTTCGCCAGCCGCCAGCCAGCGGTCATTGATGCTTCAGGTCTTGAAGTTGTCCCTACTGGTCCCAGCGAGCAGCCCCGTGTGCTCACCCCGCATTCCAAGGAATTGCGCATGCTTCTGGGCCGAGCAGGCGTCAAGGTCACCCCTGATGAAATTGAGCAGGATCCGATTCGGTGGACCCGCTGGGCTGCTCTGGCATACAACGCTGTGGTGCTCCTGAAGGGCCCCACCACTTACATCGTGGCACCTAACGGCACCAGCCTGGTGGTTTCCCACTCAGCTCCTCAGCTGGCTACTGCCGGTAGCGGCGATGTCCTCACGGGCATTCTTGGCTACCTGCTCTCGGACAACTCGCTGACGGGCACCCAGGGCCTGCGCACTGTGCCTAACCGTCGCATCATGGAACTCGCTGCCTGCGCTGCCATCATCCATGGCCACCTTGGCCGAGTGGCTGCCGAAGATGGCACAGTCAGCGCTTCTCGCCTGATCGATAACCTGCCAAAGGTCATGAAGCACTTCGGGTTCTAA
- a CDS encoding UDP-glucose dehydrogenase family protein: MTLRISVIGTGYLGATHAACMAELGYEVIGVDVDKAKLESLAAGILPFHEPGLPELLRKNVASGRLRFTDDYEDVAANADIHFITVGTPQRADSQSADLSYVDGAVDSLLEHITGDALIVGKSTVPVGTARRLSEKIAQDAKPGSNIAIAWNPEFLREGFAVKDTLRPDRLVYGLEDGRGLELLREVYASVLAQDVPEIVTDLETAELVKVAANAFLATKISFINAFAEVTETVGGNIKTLADAIGHDKRIGRQFLNAGVGFGGGCLPKDIRALQARVSELGLTQTMGFLGEVDQINLRRRDRVVSLASNMLGNELAGKHICVLGVTFKPNSDDVRDSPALDIAVRLYNAGAEVSVYDPEGNANAAGRFPRLNYVDSHQEAARNADLTLVLTEWQEFRDLDPNELGEVVASKMLIDGRNVLDRPAWREQGWVMTGPGEYFELNSNNAATGPVPVQQ, translated from the coding sequence GAAGTCATTGGCGTCGATGTAGACAAGGCCAAGCTGGAATCACTGGCAGCAGGAATCCTGCCGTTCCATGAACCAGGCCTGCCGGAACTGCTGCGCAAGAACGTAGCCTCCGGACGCCTCCGCTTCACGGACGACTACGAAGACGTAGCCGCCAATGCAGATATCCACTTCATCACAGTTGGCACCCCGCAGCGTGCGGACTCGCAGTCTGCTGACCTGTCGTACGTCGATGGTGCCGTCGACTCGCTGCTTGAACACATCACTGGCGATGCGTTGATTGTCGGCAAGTCGACCGTGCCCGTGGGCACCGCGCGCCGGCTGAGCGAAAAGATTGCCCAGGACGCCAAGCCGGGAAGCAACATCGCCATTGCCTGGAACCCCGAATTCCTGCGCGAGGGATTCGCGGTGAAGGATACGTTGCGTCCCGACCGCCTGGTCTACGGCCTCGAAGACGGACGCGGACTGGAACTGTTGCGTGAAGTCTACGCATCGGTGCTGGCACAAGATGTCCCTGAAATCGTCACTGACCTTGAGACCGCGGAGCTGGTGAAGGTCGCAGCCAATGCTTTCCTTGCCACCAAGATTTCCTTTATCAACGCCTTCGCTGAGGTCACCGAGACGGTGGGCGGCAACATCAAGACCCTGGCTGACGCTATCGGCCACGATAAGCGCATTGGACGCCAGTTCCTGAACGCTGGAGTAGGCTTTGGCGGCGGATGCCTGCCGAAGGACATCCGTGCCCTCCAGGCGCGCGTGAGCGAGCTGGGCCTGACCCAGACCATGGGCTTCCTCGGCGAGGTGGACCAGATCAACCTGCGCCGCCGAGACCGTGTCGTTTCCCTGGCCTCCAACATGCTGGGCAACGAACTGGCCGGCAAGCACATCTGCGTGCTCGGCGTGACCTTCAAGCCCAACAGCGATGACGTGCGCGATTCGCCAGCGCTGGACATCGCCGTGCGACTGTACAACGCAGGCGCCGAAGTCTCGGTCTACGACCCAGAAGGAAATGCCAACGCAGCAGGACGCTTCCCACGCCTGAACTACGTGGACTCGCATCAGGAAGCTGCCCGCAACGCGGACCTGACCCTGGTGCTGACCGAATGGCAGGAATTCCGCGACCTGGATCCCAACGAGCTCGGCGAAGTTGTCGCATCCAAGATGCTCATCGATGGCCGCAACGTGCTGGACCGGCCGGCCTGGCGCGAGCAGGGCTGGGTCATGACCGGCCCGGGCGAGTACTTCGAGCTCAATAGCAATAACGCTGCGACGGGACCGGTACCGGTTCAGCAGTAG